One genomic segment of Sminthopsis crassicaudata isolate SCR6 chromosome 2, ASM4859323v1, whole genome shotgun sequence includes these proteins:
- the CCDC32 gene encoding coiled-coil domain-containing protein 32, which yields MKSFESIDSTVPRSSGDLWAEICSCLPNPDQGDDHKDAFSDSFMDLSSGGENEREAADLTIRPNLKPWAPLQDSEVYLASLEKKLKRIKGLSQEVTSKDMLRTLAQAKKECWDRFLQEKLESEFYMEGLESDESTLEHFKRWLQPDKVAISAEEIQYLIPPESQSEKPGEEPAAVEQ from the exons ATGAAATCATTTGAGAGCATTGATTCTACTGTTCCAAGGTCCAGTGGGGATCTCTGGGCAGAAATCTGTTCCTGTTTGCCAAATCCTGACCAGGGGGATGACCACAAAGATGCCTTCTCTGATTCCTTCATGGATTTATCTTCTGGAggtgagaatgagagagaagcTGCAGATTTGACTATTCGGCCAAACTTAAAGCCCTGGGCTCCGTTGCAGGATTCAGAAGTGTATCTAGCATCTTTAG aaaagaaactaaaaagaattaAGGGTTTAAGCCAGGAAGTGACTTCCAAGGACATGCTTCGTACCCTTGCTCAGGCCAAGAAAGAATGCTGGGATCGATTCCTTCAGGAGAAATTAGAATCTGAGTTCTATATGGAGGGTCTTGAGTCTGATGAGAG TACTTTGGAACATTTCAAGAGGTGGCTGCAGCCAGACAAAGTGGCTATCAGTGCTGAGGAGATACAGTACCTGATTCCGCCAGAGTCACAGTCTGAGAAGCCCGGGGAGGAGCCAGCAGCCGTGGAACAATAA